The Coffea arabica cultivar ET-39 chromosome 9e, Coffea Arabica ET-39 HiFi, whole genome shotgun sequence genome has a window encoding:
- the LOC113709673 gene encoding probable protein phosphatase 2C 60, whose product MLSGLMNFLRACFRPRTDRYVHSGSDTIGRQDGLLWYKDTGQHVNGEFSMAVVQANNLLEDQSQLESGCLSLLDSGPHGTFVGIYDGHGGPETSRFINEHLFQHLKRFTSEQQSISVEVIRKAFQATEEGFISVVTRNWPMKPQIAAVGSCCLVGIICSGTLYIANLGDSRAVLGRLVKATGEVLPIQLSSEHNASIESVRQELHSLHPDDSHIVVLKHNVWRVKGLIQVSRSIGDVYLKKAEFNREPLYAKFRLREPFRRPILSSEPSISVQQLQSHDQFIIFASDGLWEHLSNQEAVDIVQNHPRNGSARRLVKAALQEAAKKREMRYSDLKKIDRGVRRHFHDDITVVVVFLDSHLVSRASSVKIPNLSVKGGGVNLPLNTLAPCAMPTEVGSA is encoded by the exons ATGTTATCTGGGTTAATGAACTTTTTGAGGGCCTGCTTTCGGCCAAGAACAGATCGATATGTTCATTCAGGTTCAGATACCATTGGTCGTCAAGACGGGCTTTTGTGGTATAAGGATACAGGGCAACATGTTAATGGAGAGTTCTCCATGGCTGTAGTTCAGGCTAATAATTTACTTGAGGATCAGAGCCAACTTGAATCAGGCTGCTTGAGCTTGCTTGATTCAGGACCTCATGGTACCTTCGTGGGGATTTATGACGGGCATGGTGGCCCTGAGACGTCCCGGTTCATCAATGAACACCTTTTTCAGCATCTCAAGA GGTTTACTTCTGAGCAACAGTCTATATCTGTGGAGGTAATACGGAAGGCTTTCCAAGCTACTGAAGAGGGTTTTATCTCTGTTGTCACAAGGAATTGGCCAATGAAGCCACAGATTGCAGCTGTTGGATCCTGCTGTCTGGTTGGAATAATCTGCAGTGGGACCCTTTATATTGCCAACCTTGGTGACTCCCGAGCTGTTTTGGGGAGATTAGTCAAGGCcacaggggaagtgctgcctaTTCAGCTGTCTTCTGAGCATAATGCTAGTATTGAGTCTGTGAGGCAGGAGCTGCATTCTTTGCACCCAGATGACTCACACATAGTTGTTCTAAAGCATAACGTCTGGCGAGTAAAGGGCCTCATCCAG GTTTCGAGATCTATTGGCGATGTTTATCTAAAAAAGGCTGAATTCAACAGGGAGCCATTATATGCAAAGTTCCGACTTCGTGAACCATTTAGAAGACCAATACTGAGCTCAGAACCATCAATCTCAGTGCAACAATTGCAATCAcatgaccaattcatcatattTGCATCTGATGGTCTCTGGGAACACCTCAGTAACCAGGAGGCTGTTGATATAGTTCAAAATCATCCACGAAAT GGGAGTGCTCGGAGGTTAGTGAAGGCTGCATTACAAGAAGCAGCAAAAAAGAGGGAAATGAGGTACTCAGACCTGAAGAAAATTGACCGCGGAGTCCGTCGGCATTTCCACGATGACATCACGGTGGTGGTTGTGTTTCTTGACTCGCATCTTGTGAGCAGAGCCAGCTCCGTCAAGATTCCTAATCTATCGGTGAAGGGGGGTGGCGTCAATCTCCCACTAAACACTCTGGCTCCTTGTGCCATGCCAACCGAAGTTGGCTCAGCTTGA
- the LOC113709662 gene encoding protein ALTERED PHOSPHATE STARVATION RESPONSE 1 produces MGCVASRLEEEEEVVSICRDRKHQLKLAVERRYALADAHYRYCQALYGVSAAIRLFVARHSSPASPFMITFPPPTPPSPPPENVVSNPLFLQQTPSEPTKEALTCESCESSTASDSSEEEREERVVKEEPPSCGYFYMEMPQSMPSPHRDFGWDFFNPFTSVRPEIINGYNRISEEDLRVVREREGIPELEEEGERFEEESNAVVVEEKLGGRHHEESSRVEVTKAVNDSTVSQVEQKGLTVIDTPVRGRELLEALQDIEDHFIRAYDSGKELSRMLEVNRVQLQSNLEEIKENSTKMIQAITWRSTTSRSSSCKSLVASSSKNCLTWTEFKNDLFDDYGGMDSGSHSLTLGRIYAWEKKLYEEVKAGDNTRKLYERKCNQLRNQDARGVEGATVDKTRAAVKDFYSRILVAIRSAETISQRIEKLRDEELQPQIMELLQGMMRCWKTMLESHEIQNKIMFEVKTFKCPTFGKFCNDSHRLSTLQLGAELRNWRTCFTEYVASQKAYVEALHDWISKFVVPEVEFYSRSRISAPPCRENGPPLLTICRDWLASLDKLPDKDVGSALRSCEKDIRALWVQQGEEQQQKRKVDSLSKELDRKILVFQKAENKFHELKLTDHKLDLESDRGAEYFKERKDLLDNFREKVDMEKENHQNCMQETQRITLNGFQTGFGRVFESMTEFSKFTLKMFNDLSSSSHDAEKFSSASYSEGSQLEDGKR; encoded by the exons ATGGGGTGTGTGGCTTCCAGGttagaagaggaagaggaagtaGTGTCCATATGCAGAGATAGAAAGCACCAGCTGAAGTTGGCTGTAGAGAGAAGATATGCTCTGGCAGATGCACATTATAGATACTGTCAAGCACTCTATGGTGTCTCAGCAGCTATTAGGCTCTTTGTTGCTCGCCATTCTTCTCCTGCTTCTCCATTTATGATCACTTTTCCACCTCCCACTCCACCTTCTCCTCCCCCAGAAAATGTGGTCTCCAACCCCCTGTTCCTTCAGCAAACACCATCGGAACCAACCAAGGAAGCTCTTACCTGTGAGTCCTGTGAGTCTTCAACTGCATCAGACTCTTCAGAGgaggaaagagaagaaagagtgGTGAAAGAAGAACCGCCCTCTTGTGGGTATTTTTACATGGAAATGCCTCAATCAATGCCCTCTCCACATAGAGATTTTGGTTGGGATTTTTTTAACCCTTTTACTAGCGTTAGGCCAGAGATAATAAATGGGTATAATCGGATATCTGAGGAGGATTTGAGGGTTGTTAGGGAGCGAGAAGGAATTCCCGAATTGGAAGAAGAAGGGGAAAGATTTGAGGAAGAAAGTAATGCAGTAGTGGTAGAAGAGAAATTGGGTGGGCGGCATCATGAGGAAAGCAGCAGGGTTGAGGTTACCAAGGCAGTGAATGATAGTACTGTGAGCCAGGTGGAGCAAAAGGGCTTAACTGTCATTGACACGCCTGTGAGAGGGAGAGAGTTGTTGGAAGCTCTTCAGGATATTGAAGACCATTTTATCAGAGCTTACGATTCTGGCAAGGAATTGTCTAGAATGTTAGAGGTCAATAGGGTCCAGCTGCAATCTAACTTGGAGGAGATAAAAG AGAACTCAACAAAAATGATCCAGGCTATAACTTGGCGATCCACTACTTCTCGTTCTTCATCATGTAAGAGTCTTGTAGCGTCGAGTTCCAAAAACTGTTTGACATGGACTGAATTCAAGAATGATCTTTTTGATGATTATGGAGGAATGGATTCTGGAAGCCATTCACTGACATTGGGAAGGATATATGCTTGGGAGAAGAAGCTCTATGAAGAAGTTAAG GCTGGGGACAACACTAGGAAACTATATGAGAGGAAATGCAATCAACTAAGAAACCAAGATGCCAGAGGAGTTGAAGGGGCCACTGTAGATAAAACAAGAGCAGCAGTGAAAGATTTTTATAGCAGGATCCTTGTTGCAATTCGAAGTGCTGAAACCATATCCCAAAGAATTGAGAAACTCAGGGACGAGGAGCTCCAGCCCCAAATTATGGAACTGCTTCAAGG CATGATGAGGTGCTGGAAAACCATGTTGGAATCCCATGAAATCCAGAATAAGATCAtgtttgaagtgaaaactttcaAATGTCCTACATTTGGAAAGTTCTGCAATGATTCTCACCGGCTTTCAACTCTGCAGCTTGGTGCTGAGCTTCGGAATTGGCGGACATGCTTTACCGAATATGTTGCATCCCAGAAGGCATACGTTGAAGCACTGCATGACTGGATTTCAAAGTTTGTTGTCCCTGAAGTTGAATTCTATTCGAGAAGCAGAATTTCTGCTCCACCATGTCGAGAAAATGGACCACCTCTTCTCACCATTTGCCGTGATTGGTTAGCTTCCCTGGACAAATTGCCTGACAAGGATGTTGGCTCTGCCTTAAGAAGCTGTGAAAAGGATATTAGAGCTCTGTGGGTTCAGCAGGGAGAGGAACAGCAACAGAAAAGGAAAGTTGATAGCCTGTCTAAAGAACTAGATAGAAAGATTCTTGTGTTTCAGAAGGCTGAGAATAAATTTCATGAATTAAAGTTAACAGATCATAAATTGGATCTGGAGAGTGATCGTGGAGCTGAGTACTTTAAAGAGAGGAAGGATTTATTGGACAACTTCAGGGAAAAAGTTGACATGGAAAAGGAAAACCACCAGAACTGCATGCAAGAAACTCAAAGGATAACGTTGAATGGATTTCAGACAGGTTTTGGCAGAGTGTTCGAGTCTATGACCGAGTTTTCCAAGTTTACATTGAAAATGTTTAATGATCTATCAAGCAGCAGTCACGATGCTGAGAAATTCAGCAGCGCGTCGTATTCCGAAGGCTCCCAACTTGAAGATGGCAAAAGGTGA